Proteins co-encoded in one candidate division KSB1 bacterium genomic window:
- the creD gene encoding cell envelope integrity protein CreD produces MDNLHRIKQSLSFRLTIIGLLSLVLLIPAHMIQSLIIERQDRRDNAIKEVSQKWGGSQILTGPILSIPFRDTSKTKYIHFLPDELMIKASINPDIRYRGIYEVALYNAQLQIEGNFSIAGVERLGIPADRLIWNDAFIAIGISDMKGIKNLIKIKWNQKEYDATPSIQSTDILASGISIKPGFDKNFNDKFKFSSAINLNGSSSLMFSPIGKITQVDISSTWQNPSFTGNFLPETYDVLSNGFKAKWQIFHLNRNYPQYWIGDQYNPTNSNFGVNLYIPVDEYQKTMRMSKYAIMFIALTFLSFFLIELLNRKIIHPIQYILIGFALLVFYTLLLSFSEHVAFKYAYLIASLGIVTLITAYTKTVLKSNLQTIIIGALLTVLYGLLYVVLQLQDFALLMGSIGLFIILAIVMYVTRSIDWFSIVTTQEKPDKSLK; encoded by the coding sequence ATGGACAATCTACATCGAATAAAGCAATCACTAAGTTTCAGACTGACTATTATCGGACTCCTATCACTTGTACTTTTGATACCGGCACATATGATCCAATCTCTTATTATTGAAAGGCAAGACAGGCGTGATAATGCTATAAAGGAAGTCAGCCAAAAGTGGGGAGGATCTCAAATATTAACTGGACCAATCCTAAGTATTCCATTCAGAGACACCTCTAAAACAAAATATATTCATTTTCTGCCGGATGAACTAATGATTAAGGCTTCAATTAACCCTGATATTAGATACCGGGGAATCTATGAGGTTGCATTGTATAATGCACAATTGCAAATTGAAGGTAATTTTTCGATTGCCGGGGTAGAACGATTGGGTATCCCGGCAGATCGATTGATATGGAATGATGCATTTATAGCCATCGGGATTTCTGATATGAAAGGCATCAAAAATTTAATAAAAATCAAGTGGAATCAAAAAGAATATGATGCAACCCCAAGCATCCAATCAACCGATATTTTGGCATCAGGAATCAGCATTAAACCAGGCTTCGATAAAAATTTTAATGATAAGTTTAAATTTTCGTCTGCCATAAATCTAAATGGTAGTTCGAGCTTAATGTTTTCACCCATTGGAAAAATAACTCAAGTTGATATTTCATCAACCTGGCAAAACCCAAGTTTTACAGGTAACTTTCTGCCCGAAACCTATGATGTCCTTTCGAATGGTTTCAAAGCCAAGTGGCAGATATTTCATTTAAACCGAAATTACCCTCAATATTGGATTGGAGACCAATATAACCCTACAAACTCAAATTTTGGAGTAAACCTATATATACCAGTTGACGAGTATCAAAAGACAATGCGGATGTCTAAATATGCTATCATGTTTATTGCGCTTACGTTCTTATCTTTTTTCCTAATTGAACTTTTAAACAGAAAAATCATACATCCGATTCAATATATTCTCATAGGTTTTGCTTTGCTTGTTTTTTATACTTTGCTTCTATCATTTTCCGAACACGTTGCATTTAAATATGCCTATCTAATTGCAAGTCTAGGAATTGTAACACTGATAACTGCATATACGAAAACTGTATTAAAGAGCAATCTCCAAACAATAATCATTGGAGCACTATTGACGGTATTATATGGACTTTTATATGTTGTTTTACAATTACAAGACTTCGCCCTCTTAATGGGAAGCATAGGCCTCTTTATTATTCTTGCGATCGTTATGTATGTAACTCGGAGCATTGATTGGTTTTCAATTGTCACGACTCAAGAAAAACCTGATAAAAGCCTAAAATAA
- a CDS encoding transcriptional regulator: protein MPLKNENVYVGLKRIFHEPSRLAIMSALCREVDGLTFNELKEECELTFGNLSSHLKSLQDAKVIKVKKFFIGNKPCTRLSLTEKGRQSFVDYLEALEEVLKKAAQAVSTSEEKASAQLFSVKPAFQG from the coding sequence GAAAACGTTTATGTTGGCTTGAAACGAATCTTTCATGAACCGAGCAGGTTGGCTATCATGTCGGCGTTGTGCAGAGAAGTGGATGGCCTGACATTCAACGAGCTGAAGGAGGAATGCGAACTGACATTCGGCAACCTCAGCAGTCACTTAAAGTCCTTGCAAGACGCCAAAGTCATCAAGGTTAAGAAATTCTTCATTGGAAATAAACCCTGCACCCGGCTTTCTTTGACAGAAAAAGGCCGTCAGAGTTTTGTCGATTACTTAGAGGCGTTAGAAGAGGTTTTAAAAAAAGCCGCCCAAGCTGTTTCAACTTCTGAGGAAAAAGCGTCTGCACAATTGTTCTCTGTAAAGCCGGCTTTTCAGGGGTAA